Proteins found in one Thunnus maccoyii chromosome 5, fThuMac1.1, whole genome shotgun sequence genomic segment:
- the idh2 gene encoding isocitrate dehydrogenase [NADP], mitochondrial, which produces MAGYLKVLSTLSRSAGAAFSKNPAVLAPAANCQTLQQRNYADKRIKVAQPVVEMDGDEMTRIIWEFIKEKLILSNVDVELKYYDLGLPYRDQTDDQVTIDSALATKKYHVAVKCATITPDEARVEEFNLKKMWKSPNGTIRNILGGTVFREPIICKNIPRLVPGWTQPITIGRHAFGDQYRATDFVVNKPGKFKIIFSPADGSAGKEWEVYDFPAGGCGMGMYNTDESITGFAHSCFQYAIGKKWPLYMSTKNTILKAYDGRFKDIFEDIFQKHYKPEFDKLKIWYEHRLIDDMVAQVLKSSGAFVWACKNYDGDVQSDILAQGFGSLGLMTSVLVCPDGKTIEAEAAHGTVTRHYREHQKGRPTSTNPIASIFAWTRGLEHRGKLDGNPDLIKFSQTLERVCVETVESGTMTKDLAGCIHGLSHVKLNEHYVNTTDFLDAIKTNLDKALGK; this is translated from the exons ATGGCTGGATATTTGAAAGTCCTCAGCACTCTTTCGAGGTCTGCCGGTGCTGCTTTCTCCAAAAACCCCGCGGTGCTTGCGCCGGCTGCAAACTGCCAGACTTTGCAACAAAGAAact ATGCCGACAAACGCATCAAAGTGGCCCAGCCAGTGGTGGAGATGGACGGAGACGAGATGACCAGGATCATCTGGGAGTTCATCAAAGAGAAG CTCATCCTGTCTAATGTTGACGTCGAGCTGAAGTATTATGACCTGGGTCTGCCATACCGTGACCAGACTGATGACCAGGTCACCATCGACTCTGCCCTGGCTACTAAGAAGTACCATGTGGCGGTTAAATGTGCCACCATCACACCAGACGAAGCCAGAGTGGAAG AGTTCAACCTGAAGAAGATGTGGAAGAGTCCCAACGGAACCATCAGGAACATCCTGGGCGGCACCGTCTTCCGTGAGCCAATCATCTGTAAGAACATTCCCAGGCTCGTTCCAGGCTGGACACAGCCCATCACTATTGGCAGACACGCCTTTGGTGATCAG TACAGAGCAACAGACTTTGTTGTGAACAAGCCCGGCAAATTCAAGATCATCTTCTCGCCTGCTGATGGTAGCGCAGGCAAGGAATGGGAGGTCTATGACTTCCCTGCTGGTGGCTGTGGAATGGGCATGTACAACACAGATGAG TCTATTACAGGCTTTGCACACAGCTGCTTCCAGTACGCTATTGGCAAGAAGTGGCCACTGTACATGAGCACAAAGAACACCATTCTTAAAGCTTATGATGGCAGATTTAAGGATATCTTCGAGGATATCTTTCAGAA GCACTATAAGCCTGAGTTTGACAAACTGAAGATCTGGTATGAGCACAGGCTTATTGACGATATGGTTGCCCAAGTGCTGAAGTCCTCTGGAGCCTTTGTGTGGGCTTGCAAGAACTACGACGGAGATGTTCAGTCTGATATCCTTGCACAGG gttttggCTCTCTGGGACTGATGACATCAGTTCTGGTGTGCCCTGATGGCAAGACTATTGAGGCTGAGGCTGCCCACGGCACTGTGACCAGGCACTACCGCGAGCACCAGAAG GGAAGACCAACCAGCACAAACCCCATTGCCAGCATCTTTGCCTGGACCAGAGGCCTGGAGCATCGCGGGAAACTCGATGGCAACCCTGACCTTATCAA GTTCTCCCAGACTctggagagagtgtgtgttgagaCTGTTGAGAGCGGAACGATGACCAAGGACCTTGCAGGCTGCATCCATGGCCTGTCCCA TGTCAAGCTGAACGAGCACTATGTCAATACTACAGACTTCCTCGACGCCATCAAGACAAATCTGGATAAAGCCCTCGGCAAGTGA
- the ankrd34c gene encoding ankyrin repeat domain-containing protein 34C produces MADILELRTDGNSLLKAVWLKRLRLTRLLLEGGAYINESNERGETPLMVACMSTHTDQQSVSKSKLVKYLLDNQADPNIQDKGGKTALMHACIHKAGHEVVDHLLSNGADPSLEDRSGASALVYAINADDKQTLKLLLDACKAKGKEVIIITTDKSPFGTKTTKQYLNVPPSPELDERSTPAYCTSPSDINVTASPTPEQEQQNTVFSFQTKLKTSSSAAKLANGPSSPTRRPVNPKRARLPQLKRLQSEPWGLIAPSVLAAATAHEESKKASSDEDVVAGVNGLSLSKRSALSRQNSVDGKDSLFPLVGEQPCKMTTSLSIPPTSKASYERSLGQHQPLARRSTVPTEQEGSSCNSGLVGLRDTVHRRRLGNDHYDSDSQLYSDSGMLDSPKVPVERRKLNTSPLAMLTSSRESLDSNASTSSPSTARRRAPGLLERRGSGTLLLDHISHTRPGHLPPLNVNPNPPIPDIGASSKPSSPLATGIRSIAPVAPNTPKRGGLKSKKKLVRRHSMQVEQMKQLSDFEELAH; encoded by the coding sequence ATGGCAGATATTCTGGAGTTGCGGACAGATGGAAACTCACTCCTGAAGGCAGTATGGCTCAAACGCCTGAGACTCACCAGGCTCCTGTTGGAGGGAGGCGCATATATCAACGAGAGCAATGAACGTGGAGAGACGCCACTTATGGTGGCCTGCATGTCCACACACACTGACCAGCAGAGTGTAAGCAAGTCCAAGCTGGTGAAATATTTACTGGACAACCAGGCGGACCCCAACATCCAGGACAAGGGAGGTAAGACAGCCCTAATGCACGCCTGCATCCACAAGGCAGGACATGAGGTGGTGGATCACCTGCTGAGCAACGGAGCTGATCCCAGTCTGGAGGACAGGAGTGGGGCCTCAGCTTTGGTCTACGCCATCAATGCAGATGATAAGCAGACACTGAAACTGCTCCTGGATGCATGCAAAGCTAAAGGCAAGGAGGTCATCATAATCACCACAGACAAGTCACCATTTGGTACTAAAACTACCAAACAGTACCTAAATGTCCCCCCTTCACCAGAGCTGGATGAGAGGTCCACCCCGGCATACTGCACCTCTCCTTCTGATATTAATGTTACTGCATCTCCCACACCTGAGCAAGAGCAACAAAACACAGTCTTCAGTTTCCAGACCAAGCTGAAAACCTCTAGTTCAGCTGCGAAGCTCGCCAACGGGCCTTCATCTCCAACACGTCGTCCTGTGAACCCCAAGCGTGCACGTTTACCTCAGCTGAAGCGGCTGCAGTCAGAGCCTTGGGGGTTGATTGCTCCGTCCGTCCTGGCTGCGGCCACCGCCCATGAGGAGAGCAAGAAAGCCAGCTCTGATGAGGACGTTGTCGCAGGCGTAAACGGACTCTCTCTGAGTAAGAGGTCGGCTTTATCTCGACAGAACAGTGTGGATGGTAAAGACAGCCTATTCCCATTAGTGGGTGAACAACCCTGCAAAATGACAACTTCACTATCAATTCCTCCAACATCTAAAGCATCATATGAGAGATCTCTAGGCCAGCACCAGCCACTAGCAAGGCGCAGCACTGTGCCCACAGAGCAGGAGGGTAGCAGCTGCAACAGTGGACTAGTCGGTTTGAGAGACACAGTGCACAGGAGACGTCTGGGGAACGATCACTATGACTCAGACTCACAGCTCTATTCAGACTCTGGCATGTTAGACTCTCCTAAGGTCCCAGTGGAGCGAAGGAAACTAAACACCTCTCCCCTAGCAATGCTGACCAGCTCCAGAGAATCCCTCGACAGCAATGCCAGCACATCCTCTCCCAGCACAGCACGCAGGCGTGCACCAGGCCTCCTGGAAAGGAGAGGCTCAGGCACCCTGCTGCTAGATCACATCTCCCACACCAGGCCTGGCCACCTGCCCCCTCTCAACGTTAACCCCAACCCTCCCATTCCTGACATCGGGGCTAGTAGCAAGCCTTCCTCACCTCTGGCCACAGGTATTAGATCTATAGCTCCAGTGGCACCAAACACACCAAAGAGAGGCGGCCTCAAGTCCAAGAAGAAACTAGTGAGAAGGCACTCTATGCAAGTGGAGCAGATGAAACAGCTTTCTGATTTTGAAGAGCTGGCTCATTAG